The sequence TGCTTTTGGGGATTATATGACACCGCCACCAGCGGACAAGCAAGTACCGCATCATGACGCCATTATAGCAGACATGGACAAGAGCTACACAGAGTACAAGGGAGAATACGGAGCATGATGGGAGAAAAAATAAGCGTTATCGTTCCAGTCTACAATGTAGAAGCCTATCTGGAGCGATGTGTGGAGTCGATTCTTCAACAGACTTATACCCATTTTGAGTTAATCCTAATCAACGATGGTTCTACTGATTCTAGTGGACAGATCTGTGATCACTTAGCATCTCAGTATGAGAATATCAAGGTTTATCATATCGAAAATGCTGGTGTTTCAAATGCTAGAAATATGGGAATTCAGCTAGCGACGGGTTCTTGGGTTACCTTTATTGATAGCGATGATTTCGTTACCCAGGATTACCTAGCTACTTTAGCAAGTGCAGTTGAAGGGGTGAATGTAGGCTTTGTTATTGCTCCTCTGCACCATATCAAAAACGGCATTGTAACAGACCTACCTTCACATTCTGGAAAAACAGAACTCTGGTCAACAGAAGAAACCATGAAGGAACTACTGATGACTACCAGAACATCATTTTTTCCAGTTGCAAAACTGTTTAAGAGAGACCTACTTGCGGATGAAAAGTTTAATACAAACTATCACCTAGCTGAAGATGCCCTTTTTTTAACTGAATTGCTACTAAAGACAAGATGTAGTTGCGTATTTATTGACAAACCTGTTTATTATTATGATCATCGTGAGGGAAGTGCAACAACATCTGTTAATCGACATGTATTTGACACAATAGAAGTTTATAAGCAAATAATTGCTCAAGTTTCACAAGCCTTCCCTAATTTAAAATACGAATTAATAAATAGAGAATGTTGGTCGTACATCACAGTTTACGATAAAATTATCTTTACTTCACGTGAAGAGTATCAAAAGGAGAAAGCCGAGCTGAGGACTTGGATTGTTCAGCACCGACGCGAAATATGGAAAGATGCTTATTTCACCACTTTTCGCAAGGTAGCTATCCTTTCACTTGTCATTTCTCCATGGCTATATAAGAAAATTGTTGGATTAAAAAACTAATATCATGAGAAGGAGTTGAAAATGAATTTTTCAAAAATGGATGAATACTTTGAAAAATCAAAACTATGGATTGCGTATCTATTTGTTTTCATTTCGATTTTAAGTATGAGTTCACTGGTTTATAAGATAGCAAATCCCCTCTACAAGGGATTATCAGCGATTGTAGTGCTTTATATTTGCTATACCTTATTGTTTAAGTGGAAAGAAATCACAGCAGATCGCAAATTTCTATCCTTATTTGGACTCTTAGCTGGAAGTCATCTGCTATCAGCTGTTTTCAATCGCTCTGGACATCTGATTGGAAATGTGATTGAAATTCTCTTCATGGTAACCTATGTTTTATTATTTACCATGTTACAATCAGGGCAACTTAAAAAATTATTTGACTGGATTGCCTATACGGTTCAAATTGTATCTTTTTCTTCAGCAATTTTTGCGTTTGGTTTATTGTTAAGTAGAGTCCTTATCCTATTTAAGATTGGTGAACAATCTTATTACTATGGTGTCATGAATGGACGTCTGTGGGGAATTGTCAATCCAAATGCTAGTGCGATATTTTCATACATTAGCATTATTTTGGCTATGTATTTGATCCATAAAGGAAGTAAATATTCTGTTTATCTTAAACTGAACAACGTCATTC comes from Streptococcus oralis and encodes:
- a CDS encoding glycosyltransferase family 2 protein: MMGEKISVIVPVYNVEAYLERCVESILQQTYTHFELILINDGSTDSSGQICDHLASQYENIKVYHIENAGVSNARNMGIQLATGSWVTFIDSDDFVTQDYLATLASAVEGVNVGFVIAPLHHIKNGIVTDLPSHSGKTELWSTEETMKELLMTTRTSFFPVAKLFKRDLLADEKFNTNYHLAEDALFLTELLLKTRCSCVFIDKPVYYYDHREGSATTSVNRHVFDTIEVYKQIIAQVSQAFPNLKYELINRECWSYITVYDKIIFTSREEYQKEKAELRTWIVQHRREIWKDAYFTTFRKVAILSLVISPWLYKKIVGLKN